One stretch of Meriones unguiculatus strain TT.TT164.6M chromosome 7, Bangor_MerUng_6.1, whole genome shotgun sequence DNA includes these proteins:
- the Osbpl7 gene encoding oxysterol-binding protein-related protein 7 produces MDFQEKDTPSLAESTQSSKPSSAQQASELWEVVEEPRGRLGAENILPERQEGHLLKKRKWPLKGWHKRYFVLEDGVLHYATTRQDIIKGKLHGSIDVRLSVMSINKKAQRIDLDTEDNIYHLKIKSQDLFHSWVTQLRAHRLAQRLDMPTATHRKVPGTQMLTAGSAAALPGVGPREKVSSWLRDSDGLDRCSHALSECQGKLQELHKLLQSLESLHRIPSAPVIPTHQASVTTERPKKGKRTSRMWCTQGFAKDDTIGRVGRLHGSVPNLSRYLESRDSSGPRGLPPPDYAHLQRSFWALAQKVHNSLSSVLAALTTERDRLRDLHQGSELSRMVVSEAPDGQRRLHSLSISSDTTADSFSSLNPEEQEALYMKGRELAPQLSQSSVLSLADSHTEFFDACEVLLSASSSENEGSEEEESCTSEITTSLSEEVLDLRGADCYQKGACVPGLVAAPPRRRCLPAASGPGTDVSLWNILRNNIGKDLSKVSMPVQLNEPLNTLQRLCEELEYSSLLDQASRTTDPCERMVYIAAFAVSAYSSTYHRAGCKPFNPVLGETYECERPDRGFRFISEQVSHHPPISACHAESENFIFWQDMKWKNKFWGKSLEIVPVGTVHVSLPRFGDHFEWNKVTSCIHNILSGQRWIEHYGEVLIRNTQDSSCHCKITFCKAKYWSSNVHEVQGAVLSRSGRVLHRLFGKWHEGLYRGPPPGGQCIWKPNSMPPNHERNFGFTQFALELNELTAELKRTLPSTDTRLRPDQRYLEEGNIQAAEAQKRRIEQLQRDRRRVMEENNIVHQARFFRRQTDSSGKEWWVTNHTYWRLRAEPGYGNLDGAVLW; encoded by the exons ATGGACTTCCAAGAAAAGGACACTCCCTCCCTGGCTGAGAGTACTCAGTCGTCAAAGCCCAGCAGTGCCCAGCAG GCCTCTGAGCTGTGGGAGGTGGTGGAGGAGCCTCGGGGCAGGCTGGGAGCAGAGAACATCCTGCCCGAGAGACAGGAAGGACACCTGCTCAAGAAGAGGAAGTGGCCTCTTAAGGGCTGGCAcaag AGGTACTTTGTGCTCGAGGATGGCGTCCTCCACTACGCCACGACACGACAAGAT ATCATCAAGGGGAAACTCCATGGCTCCATTGATGTCCGGCTGTCAGTCATGTCCATCAACAAAAAGGCCCAGCGCATTGACCTTGACACGGAAGACAACATCTACCACCTAAAG ATCAAATCTCAGGACCTGTTCCACAGCTGGGTGACCCAGTTGCGAGCCCATCGTTTGGCCCAGCGCCTGGACATGCCCACTGCGACTCATCGGAAG GTTCCCGGTACCCAGATGCTAACAGCTGGTAGTGCAGCAGCCTTACCTGGGGTTGGACCTCGAGAGAAAGTGTCGTCCTGGCTGAGGGACAGTGATGGGCTAGACCGCTGTTCTCACG cgCTCTCCGAATGCCAGGGTAAGCTCCAGGAGCTACACAAACTCCTTCAGAGCCTGGAATCTCTCCACCGAATCCCCTCCGCCCCAGTGATCCCCACACACCAG GCCTCGGTGACGACCGAGAGACCCAAGAAGGGGAAACGGACCAGCCGCATGTGGTGCACGCAGGGCTTTGCCAAGGATGACACCATTGGACGG GTTGGTCGTCTCCACGGCTCCGTTCCCAACCTGTCTCGTTACCTGGAATCTCGGGACTCCTCCGGCCCCCGTGGACTGCCGCCTCCAGACTACGCCCACCTGCAGCGCAGTTTCTGGGCCCTGGCCCAGAAGG TGCACAACTCCCTCAGCAGCGTCCTGGCTGCCCTCACCACAGAACGGGACCGGCTGAGAGACCTGCATCAGGGCTCGGAGCTGTCAAGGATGGTG GTCTCTGAGGCCCCGGATGGTCAGAGACGTCTCCACTCACTCTCCATCTCTTCAGACACCACAGCAGACTCCTTCAGCTCTCTCAACCCAGAGGAG CAAGAAGCTCTGTACATGAAAGGCCGAGAGCTGGCCCCCCAGCTGTCCCAGAGCAGCGTGCTGTCCCTCGCGGACTCCCACACCGAGTTCTTCGATGCCTGTGAGGTGCTCCTTTCCGCAAGCTCTTCCGAGAACgag GGTTCTGAGGAAGAGGAGTCATGTACCAGTGAGATCACTACCAGCCTGTCCGAGGAGGTGCTGGACCTCAGGGGAGCTGACTGCTATCAAAAAG GGGCGTGTGTTCCAGGGCTGGTGGCAGCGCCCCCTCGCCGCCGCTGCCTGCCAGCCGCCAGCGGACCCGGGACGGACGTGAGCCTGTGGAACATCCTCCGTAACAACATCGGCAAAGACCTGTCCAAGGTGTCCATGCCCGTGCAGCTCAACGAGCCGCTCAACACGCTGCAGAGGCTCTGCGAGGAGCTGGAGTACAGCAGCCTCCTGGACCAGGCCAGCCGGACGACTGACCCCTGCGAGCGCATG GTGTACATCGCGGCCTTCGCCGTCTCTGCCTACTCCTCCACGTACCACCGCGCAGGGTGCAAGCCCTTCAACCCGGTGCTGGGAGAGACGTACGAGTGCGAGAGGCCCGACCGGGGTTTCCGCTTTATCAGCGAGCAG GTCTCCCATCATCCCCCGATCTCCGCATGTCATGCAGAATCTGAGAACTTCATCTTCTGGCAAG ACATGAAGTGGAAAAACAAGTTCTGGGGCAAATCCCTGGAGATCGTGCCTGTGGGGACAGTCCACGTCAGCCTGCCCAG GTTTGGGGATCACTTCGAGTGGAACAAGGTGACGTCCTGTATTCACAACATCCTGAGTGGCCAGCGCTGGATCGAGCACTACGGAGAAGTGCTGATCCGGAACACCCAGGACAGCTCCTGCCACTGCAAAATCACTTTCTGCAAG GCCAAGTACTGGAGCTCCAACGTCCACGAGGTGCAGGGGGCGGTGCTTAGCAGGAGTGGCCGCGTCCTCCACCGCCTCTTCGGGAAGTGGCACGAGGGCCTATACCGAGGCCCCCCACCGGGTGGCCAGTGCATTTGGAAACCCA ATTCAATGCCCCCAAACCATGAGCGAAACTTCGGCTTCACTCAGTTTGCCCTGGAGCTGAATGAGCTGACGGCGGAGCTGAAACGGACGCTGCCTTCCACTGACACGCGGCTGCGGCCTGACCAGAG GTACCTGGAGGAGGGGAACATACAGGCCGCCGAGGCCCAGAAGAGAAGGATAGAGCAGCTCCAGCGGGACCGGAGAAGGGTGATGGAGGAGAATAACATAGTCCATCAGGCGCGCTTCTTCAG GCGACAGACCGACAGCAGCGGCAAGGAGTGGTGGGTGACCAACCACACCTACTGGAGGCTGCGTGCCGAGCCGGGCTATGGGAACCTGGATGGGGCTGTGCTCTGGTAG
- the Scrn2 gene encoding secernin-2 isoform X2, whose translation MGANEHGVCIGNEAVWTKEPVGEGEALLGMDLLRLALERSGTAQEAVHVIAGLLERYGQGGSCREDPVPFCYHNTFLLADRTEAWVLETAGRLWAAQRIQGGARNISNQLSIGIDISAEHPELRSHAKAQGWWTGQGAFDFAEVFSLTQQPVRMEAAKARFRAGCELLQQRQGSITAEVMMGVLRDKESGICMDSGGFRTTASMVSVLPQDPTKPCVHFLTATPDPSRSVFKPFIFGVGVSQAPQVLSPTFGAQDPVRILPRFQSQVDRRHLLYRGHQAALRLMEDEQEQGQQLRRKQQDLEREGLEALGRLLTGKQAPPLQGLGSLFQAFVEKECEVYA comes from the exons ATGGGCGCCAACGAGCATGGCGTCTGTATTGGCAACGAAGCTGTGTGGACCAAGGAGCCTGTTGGGGAGGGGGAAGCCCTGCTGGGTATGGATCTACTCAG GCTGGCTTTGGAACGGAGCGGTACTGCCCAGGAGGCTGTGCATGTGATTGCAGGCTTGCTGGAACGCTATGGGCAGGGGGGCAGCTGCCGGGAAGATCCTGTGCCATTCTGCTACCATAACACCTTCCTGCTGGCTGACCGGACAGAGGCGTGGGTGCTGGAGACGGCTGGGAGGCTGTGGGCTGCCCAGCGGATCCAGG GGGGTGCCCGGAACATTTCCAACCAGCTGAGCATTGGCATAGACATCTCAGCGGAACACCCAGAGCTCCGCAGCCATGCCAAGGCCCAGGGTTGGTGGACTGGGCAGGGCGCCTTTGATTTTGCGGAGGTCTTCTCCCTGACCCAGCAGCCCGTGCGCATGGAAGCTGCCAAGGCCCGTTTCCGGGCCGGCTGTGAGCTGCTGCAGCAGCGACAAG GTAGCATCACGGCAGAGGTGATGATGGGTGTCCTCAGGGACAAGGAGAGCGGCATCTGCATGGACTCTGGAGGCTTCCGCACCACAGCCAGTATGGTGTCGGTCCTGCCCCAGGATCCCACAAAGCCCTGTGTCCACTTCCTCACCGCCACCCCAGACCCCTCCAG GTCAGTGTTCAAGCCTTTCATCTTTGGAGTCGGGGTGTCCCAGGCCCCCCAGGTGCTGTCCCCCACTTTTGGAGCCCAGGACCCCGTTCGGATCCTGCCCAGATTCCAGAGCCAGGTGGACCGTCGACACTTGCTCTACCGTGGGCACCAGGCAGCCCTGCGGCTGATGGAGGATGAGCAG GAGCAGGGACAACAGCTCCGGCGCAAGCAGCAGGACCTGGAGCGGGAAGGCCTGGAGGCTCTCGGAAGACTGCTTACTGGAAAGCAGGCCCCACCTCTGCAGGGGCTGGGCAGCCTCTTCCAGGCCTTTGTGGAGAAGGAGTGCGAGGTCTATGCGTAA
- the Mrpl10 gene encoding large ribosomal subunit protein uL10m isoform X1, with product MAAAVAGVWRGVLPRAAWLPTLQAVRHGSKAVTRHRRVMHFERLKLMALTKYIAPKPAVSPRCLPPPPKPPEEDSGLVRLLRRELVAVFQNNRMIAVCQNVAMSAEDKLLLRHQLRKHNILIKVFPNQVLKPFLEDSKYQSLLPLFVGHNLLLVSKEPKVKEMVRILKSVPFMPLLGGCIDDTILSRQGFVNYAKLPSLDLLQRELVGGLTHIMAQTRYLLQHQPVQLTSLLDQYVKQQHEGDSATAASGEPLPPDPAPDS from the exons ATGGCTGCGGCGGTGGCTGGGGTTTGGCGAGGTGTCCTGCCCCGAGCGG CTTGGCTGCCCACCCTCCAGGCCGTGCGCCATGGCTCCAAGGCCGTGACCCGCCACCGCCGCGTCATGCACTTTGAGCGGCTGAAGCTAATGGCCTTGACCAAGTACATCGCGCCCAAACCTGCCGTCAGCCCCAGATGCCTGCCGCCCCCTCCCAAACCCCCAGAGGAG GACTCAGGCCTCGTCCGGCTCCTGCGTCGAGAATTAGTAGCAGTTTTTCAGAACAATCGGATGATAGCTGTCTGCCAGAACGTGGCCATGAGTGCAGAGGACAAGCTTCTCCTGCGGCACCAGCTGCGGAAGCACAACATCTTGATAAAAGTCTTCCCCAACCAG GTCCTGAAGCCTTTTCTAGAAGATTCCAAATATCAAAGCCTGCTTCCCCTTTTTGTTGGACACAATCTGCTGCTGGTCAGTAAAGAGCCCAAGGTCAAGGAGATGGTGCGCATCTTAAAGAGTGTTCCTTTCATGCCACTGCTAG GTGGCTGCATCGATGACACCATCCTCAGCAGGCAGGGGTTCGTCAACTATGCCAAGCTGCCCAGCCTGGACCTGCTGCAGAGGGAGCTGGTAGGAGGACTCACTCACATCATGGCCCAGACCCGCTACCTGCTTCAGCACCAGCCGGTCCAGCTGACTTCCCTGCTGGATCAGTATGTCAAACAGCAGCACGAGGGAGATTCTGCCACAGCAGCCAGTGGGGAACCACTTCCTCCTGATCCTGCTCCAGATTCCTAG
- the Scrn2 gene encoding secernin-2 isoform X1, producing MASSSPDAPCSCDCFVAVPPASAVPAVIFAKNSDRPRDEVQEVVFIPAGTHTPGSRLQCTYIEVEQVRKTHAVILSRPSWLWGAEMGANEHGVCIGNEAVWTKEPVGEGEALLGMDLLRLALERSGTAQEAVHVIAGLLERYGQGGSCREDPVPFCYHNTFLLADRTEAWVLETAGRLWAAQRIQGGARNISNQLSIGIDISAEHPELRSHAKAQGWWTGQGAFDFAEVFSLTQQPVRMEAAKARFRAGCELLQQRQGSITAEVMMGVLRDKESGICMDSGGFRTTASMVSVLPQDPTKPCVHFLTATPDPSRSVFKPFIFGVGVSQAPQVLSPTFGAQDPVRILPRFQSQVDRRHLLYRGHQAALRLMEDEQEQGQQLRRKQQDLEREGLEALGRLLTGKQAPPLQGLGSLFQAFVEKECEVYA from the exons ATGGCCTCGTCGAGCCCTGACGCCCCCTGTTCCTGCGACTGCTTTGTCGCCGTGCCCCCGGCCTCCGCCGTCCCAGCCGTGATCTTTGCGAAGAACTCGGACCGTCCCCGGGATGAGGTGCAGGAGGTGGTGTTTATACCGGCTGGCACCCACACCCCTGGGAGCCGGCTCCAG TGTACCTACATCGAGGTGGAACAAGTGCGGAAGACACACGCTGTGATTCTGAGCCGCCCTTCTTGGCTGTGGGGGGCTGAGATGGGCGCCAACGAGCATGGCGTCTGTATTGGCAACGAAGCTGTGTGGACCAAGGAGCCTGTTGGGGAGGGGGAAGCCCTGCTGGGTATGGATCTACTCAG GCTGGCTTTGGAACGGAGCGGTACTGCCCAGGAGGCTGTGCATGTGATTGCAGGCTTGCTGGAACGCTATGGGCAGGGGGGCAGCTGCCGGGAAGATCCTGTGCCATTCTGCTACCATAACACCTTCCTGCTGGCTGACCGGACAGAGGCGTGGGTGCTGGAGACGGCTGGGAGGCTGTGGGCTGCCCAGCGGATCCAGG GGGGTGCCCGGAACATTTCCAACCAGCTGAGCATTGGCATAGACATCTCAGCGGAACACCCAGAGCTCCGCAGCCATGCCAAGGCCCAGGGTTGGTGGACTGGGCAGGGCGCCTTTGATTTTGCGGAGGTCTTCTCCCTGACCCAGCAGCCCGTGCGCATGGAAGCTGCCAAGGCCCGTTTCCGGGCCGGCTGTGAGCTGCTGCAGCAGCGACAAG GTAGCATCACGGCAGAGGTGATGATGGGTGTCCTCAGGGACAAGGAGAGCGGCATCTGCATGGACTCTGGAGGCTTCCGCACCACAGCCAGTATGGTGTCGGTCCTGCCCCAGGATCCCACAAAGCCCTGTGTCCACTTCCTCACCGCCACCCCAGACCCCTCCAG GTCAGTGTTCAAGCCTTTCATCTTTGGAGTCGGGGTGTCCCAGGCCCCCCAGGTGCTGTCCCCCACTTTTGGAGCCCAGGACCCCGTTCGGATCCTGCCCAGATTCCAGAGCCAGGTGGACCGTCGACACTTGCTCTACCGTGGGCACCAGGCAGCCCTGCGGCTGATGGAGGATGAGCAG GAGCAGGGACAACAGCTCCGGCGCAAGCAGCAGGACCTGGAGCGGGAAGGCCTGGAGGCTCTCGGAAGACTGCTTACTGGAAAGCAGGCCCCACCTCTGCAGGGGCTGGGCAGCCTCTTCCAGGCCTTTGTGGAGAAGGAGTGCGAGGTCTATGCGTAA
- the Mrpl10 gene encoding large ribosomal subunit protein uL10m isoform X2: MIAVCQNVAMSAEDKLLLRHQLRKHNILIKVFPNQVLKPFLEDSKYQSLLPLFVGHNLLLVSKEPKVKEMVRILKSVPFMPLLGGCIDDTILSRQGFVNYAKLPSLDLLQRELVGGLTHIMAQTRYLLQHQPVQLTSLLDQYVKQQHEGDSATAASGEPLPPDPAPDS, encoded by the exons ATGATAGCTGTCTGCCAGAACGTGGCCATGAGTGCAGAGGACAAGCTTCTCCTGCGGCACCAGCTGCGGAAGCACAACATCTTGATAAAAGTCTTCCCCAACCAG GTCCTGAAGCCTTTTCTAGAAGATTCCAAATATCAAAGCCTGCTTCCCCTTTTTGTTGGACACAATCTGCTGCTGGTCAGTAAAGAGCCCAAGGTCAAGGAGATGGTGCGCATCTTAAAGAGTGTTCCTTTCATGCCACTGCTAG GTGGCTGCATCGATGACACCATCCTCAGCAGGCAGGGGTTCGTCAACTATGCCAAGCTGCCCAGCCTGGACCTGCTGCAGAGGGAGCTGGTAGGAGGACTCACTCACATCATGGCCCAGACCCGCTACCTGCTTCAGCACCAGCCGGTCCAGCTGACTTCCCTGCTGGATCAGTATGTCAAACAGCAGCACGAGGGAGATTCTGCCACAGCAGCCAGTGGGGAACCACTTCCTCCTGATCCTGCTCCAGATTCCTAG
- the Lrrc46 gene encoding leucine-rich repeat-containing protein 46, whose product MPGDEEEAENASKTPEEKGVCITEDLITKRNLTFPEDEDLSDKMFQTLDELETVRLDREGITSIGNLESLRNIHSLYLQSNKIQRIENLACIASLRFLSLAGNQIKQVENLLDLQYLQFLDLSENLIETLKLDELPQSLLILNLCGNPCTNKDGYRKMVIEALPLLLDLDKQPIMERWTSDEEDKSSDEEEEFPELNGPFCADRGFFKDLDQEMHQHQERRQRAVLAEHLSRMETQPVLTDLPLLPTAPMAGDCSSTVTAQPEEESPPKAASPSPAASPSPAAAPSPAASSTKKQVPRSQKSSAHTRKEAPAATAPKSSSAVGLSKTKTTTKRSTK is encoded by the exons ATGCCAGGAGATGAGGAGGAAG CTGAGAATGCTTCCAAAACTCCAGAGGAAAAGGGAGTCTGCATTACTGAAGACCTTATCACCAAGCGGAACTTGACCTTCCCTGAGGATGAGGACCTGTCAGACAAGAT GTTTCAGACTCTTGACGAACTGGAGACGGTCCGCCTGGATCGGGAAGGAATTACATCCATCGGGAACTTGGAGAGCCTCCGCAATATTCACAGCCTCTATCTGCAGTCG AATAAGATCCAGCGAATTGAGAACCTGGCATGCATCGCCTCCCTGCG CTTTCTGTCTCTGGCAGGAAACCAAATCAAGCAGGTGGAAAACCTCCTTGACCTCCAGTACCTCCAGTTTCTGGACCTTTCTGAGAACCTGATAGAAACGCTAAAGCTAG ATGAGCTCCCCCAGAGCCTTCTCATTCTCAACCTGTGTGGAAACCCCTGTACCAACAAGGACGGCTACAG GAAGATGGTGATAGAAGCCCTGCCACTGCTCCTGGACCTGGACAAGCAGCCTATCATGGAGCGTTGGACCTCAGACGAGGAGGATAAATCCtcagatgaggaggaggaatTTCCGGAGCTGAATGGCCCCTTCTGTGCAGACCGAG GGTTCTTCAAGGACTTGGACCAGGAAATGCACCAGCATCAGGAACGCAGGCAGCGGGCAGTCCTGGCAGAGCACTTGTCAAGGATGGAGACACAGCCTGTCCTCACAGACCTGCCCCTGCTGCCCACGGCACCCATGGCCGGGGACTGCAGCTCTACTGTCACTGCACAGCCTGAGGAGGAGTCACCCCCTAAGGCTGCCTCCCCAAGCCCGGCTGCCTCCCCAAGCCCGGCTGCCGCCCCAAGCCCGGCTGCCTCCTCTACCAAGAAACAGGTTCCCAGGAGCCAGAAAAGCTCTGCCCACACAAGGAAGGAGGCTCCAGCAGCCACAGCCCCCAAGAGCTCTTCGGCTGTAGGCCTCAGCAAGACAAAAACCACAACCAAAAGAAGCACAAAGTAA